In the Lagenorhynchus albirostris chromosome 16, mLagAlb1.1, whole genome shotgun sequence genome, CCTATAAACAGAGGCCATGGTCAGGGCCAACTAAGGCAGGCATCATGAAATCCAGAACTTGCCTGGCCAATTTAGGCTCAAAATTGGTTTAAGGAAAAGGATTCAtagaaacatgtttttctttgctcTAGGTTTTTAGGAATCATTACAACTATGGCTGCTTGGACAACTGGAAGGTATTCCTGGGTGTGGACACAGgaaggtaaagtaaaatatttagacCAGCACTGTTCATTGAACTTTctggaatgagaaaaatattctatACCTCTGCTGTCTAAAACATTAGCCATTAGTCACATACGGCTTTTGAGTGCTTGTAATGTGGCTAGTATATCAGTGAATTgaagtttaaatttaatttcatcttCACAAATTTAAATAGGCATGTGTGGCTAGTGGCCCCCATATTGGTACGGTAGCAGGTGACTACGACAGAATCCTTAGAAAGTTGTTCTCGAGAAGGGACCTCTAGTTAGGGTATGCTGGCCACCAGTCACCTCTCATTTGTATGGCAGTGTCTGGATTTCAAGCACATAATTTGTGGGATTGAAGTCATCTATTTGTGACAGAGGTCCTAAGACAATAAATGAAGCTAGTTCCCTCAGCCCAAGAGACAAAGGTAAATCATTCTTCAAATTGCAACTACTGAGGCAGTAAAAAGTAGGTGACTGGAAGTACctgccctcttccttttcccatccTATTACTCCTGTCTGTCACTGTGCTTACAGTGGCCCCTTAGAAGTTTAGCTCAAAACCTCTAAAGGCCTTCTAGTCACCAGAGGGCACATTTATTGGACAAAACTGGAACTTTTATTACTTTGGCGATGAATGCCAGGGTAGCTTCAGACTACCTTGATATATCTTTGCTGAGGAATGAGGCTCAGGAAGGAAGACTAGGAAATCTTAGATCTCACaagtatttctgtcttctcttatAGGCATTGGCTGACTCGGGTGTTGTTACCTTCCAGTCACCTGCCCCATGGGAACGGAATGAGCTGGGATCCCCCTCCCTGGGTGACCGCTCACTCAGCCTCTGTGATGGCAGTGTGAGCTGGAGTGTGTCAGCCACAACTTGAGCACCACCCTGCTTCCGACATTGCCTCAAGGGCCTCCAAGGATAGCTTCTTGGAATCCTTGAGCAAAAAGAGCCAGTGGGCCTGCCTTACGGTACCATGCAGGGACAGCTCAAAGACCAGTCTCCCGGCCATGGCGGAAGCAAGGCATGATGCGGAAAAATCCTAGGACTGATGTCCCTTTACTCAGGCAAACAGAAGTTCCAGCCCCAGACTGGAGATCAGGCAGCTAGCAACCTTGCCAGGTACTGACCCCGACCTCCTCCAGCTTACAGCACTGGGGTTGGCTACCACCTCTTCCACTTGCCATCTGAGAAAACACCTGAATGGTAGAGCTGAGATCCTGGCTTCTCAACAGGGCAAAGATACCAGGCCTACTGCTGAGGTCACTGCCACTTCTCATGTGCTGAAGGGAGCAAAAATAAaggtatttgattttttaaagatatgtagCTTTTCACTCTTTGCCTTTCTCTTGTGGGGCGGGGAAGGGGAAAGTCAGGGTCAAGGCCTAGTGAGTGGGTGTTACGGTCCTGCCACCTCTGCCCCACTTGGAGGGGCTGGATGTCCTGAAGAATTCCTGGCCAGTTCCTATCACTACTGTTCCTCTAGCTTATGCAGTGTTGTTTCTGGTTATGTACTGCTGAGGCATAagtggagagagggaaataaCTGACGGCCCCATTACCAAAAGAATCTTTATTCTCCAGCAGGTACACACACGCCACCATCCCTGGTCCTCGGGGCCACGCTGATCTGTATTCACCCTCAGCAGCATATCTCACTTTTTCTGACATATAAATGGAAGAGCCCCAAGACCAAGATCATTCTTCAAACACAAGTAGTCTCACACTCAGTTACTTCACAAATCCATTAGAAGTCAGGATTCCTATGTTTCTTGTACAGCCATGCGACAGAGGCCCAGCATTTGTGCGGTGTCTGTGGGAAAGGCAATCAGAAGCCAGTCATCTCCCTGCTTTGGGCAAGATGGCTTGATAGTAATTTCAGGTTAGATTGTCTGTCAGAACAGTGTAGGCCAGGATGGAGGGCTCAGCTGCCAGGGCTCCCCAGCAGAAACCTGTAGGCAAAAAGAATGTTGACAGCATTAGTGGTGAGGCTCATTTCAGTCCCATCTCTCCCCATGACCTAAAAACTCACCATTCTCCCCTGGCTGACACTGCTTCCTTACGCACCAGTCTCTTCTTGTCATCCAGGGGTTTGGCTAAGGCCCGGATCACCTGCAGTTTGTACGGCAGCAGCTGTGGAGTTAGAGGAGCTAATCTTAGCCTTGTTCAACCAAGACAACCAAAAAAGCTGCTCTGACTCTACAACTAATACTCTTCCTATTCTTCTTTAGTGATTCCAGAGAATGCTATGTGGCAGGCTGGCCATTATATTTTAGGGTAGTCAGGAGATCCTTGCCTATCTGTACCCTACAGTGCATATCTCAGTCACACAGCAGGGTAGCCAGTCCCTCTTGACTAAGGCAGAAAGGTACCTCTGGCTCTTCTAAGAAGCTTCCAAGCCAGAGAGGGACATCTGCGGTACTCACCACGGGGGTGGGCAGGTGAGTAACAGCGTGCATACACTGCAGTGCAGCGATCCGGACAGCCTGGAACACAACCATAAGGAGGTGAGGGGAGACCCACGAATGGGAGATGTACAGGCCAAAGAGTTGTTCAGGCTCAACGCACCATGGAAGGGCTGGAGCTGAGGTTTAGGAACTTGGTGACGAGGGTGTCAACGTGAAGACTCATTACTTGGGGTGCTTCCAGTAGAAGAGGCTGAAGGCAGCTGAGGGTGGAGAGCTGTACCACAGAGTCTGGGCAGGACAGGGCCTCCAGCAGCAAGGAAAGCAGCTAAGGGGCCACAGGAAAGGTGGGATGACCACATCTTTTGATGAACCTGCCTTTCCTCCCCTTTCTAGCCCAGCTGGGGGACAATGGCTTGGTCCCTGCTTAGAGGCTGTGACCGCAAGGCTTACCGTGGGCAGCTCCGgcaagagcacaggctttggcaGCCTGTTAAGTACATGAGACAGACCCTTCAGGTAATTTGGcttcacatctgtaaaaaatggaaaagcttAGGGGAAAAACTGGGCTCAGACATAGAGCTTAAGAATTCAATTCTAATCTCTGGTGAAGCTGGGACATTAGCctacaaaaagttttttttttttttttttttaaaaaagcccctCAAGCTCAGAATAGCCAAGATATGCCAATCAAAGGAAAAGAGTGGGTCAAGAATCTAGATGTTCAGCGCTTCAGGTACAGGTCACACTACAGCTCTAAAGAAGCACTCAGGTCCTAAATTATTTTAGAGACTGTGGCCTGACCAATGGAGAGGTCTGTGTATTTGAGGACTTTCCTTTAGACTCTCCTCACCTCGAGGAGCAGCATGGAAACCCCGGACCAAAGCAGGCACGTTATCCGTGAAGAACCGCTGGCGAAACATGATCCGCACTTCAGCATGGCCAGCACGAGTCAGCACATCAGTGCAGTCAGACATGAGCAGAGAGAAGCCATCAGCTGCTGCTGGGCCTAGTTCTGGATCACTCAGGAGGCCCATGagctggagaaaagagagcctttGAGGTACATCAGCGGGGAAGAATCTTAAATACCCAAGAGGAGGACAGTAGTCATTTTTGGGAAGAAGAGGATCGACAGGGAAGTTCCTGTTTAGGTCCTAGGTTCTGCTGTCTTCAGCAAGGACTTACCCGGTCTGTAAGGCAGGAGCTGAGAGGATGATATCTGAGCACTAGGGCCTTTGTGACCTGttatcagagagaaagagaacagtcAGGGCATGACACTCAAACCCTGAGAAGCATGCATGCGCTTCAGGgttaaatggagaaattctttttAACCAGACCAACTGCTCTGTCTAACTGGAATCCACTCCGACTCCTTACCCAGAGAAGCAGTGTGAAGGCCTGACTACGATAGGGCCCAGAGCTCAGCCCAGCCTCCACTTTGTCCACAGCCAGCTGTAGGAATTCATCCAGCTGTTGCCctaaaaaggagggaggaaatgtTGATGCAGATGCTACACATGTCCGTTTTACCAACAAAGGTGTAAGTCATTTAAATGTAGAAGCCATTAGAAAAAAACCAATATTGTTTTGGTTGTGGATTTGGCCCACTCAGCTCTAGGACACCAGCACAAGAGCCTGGTATTTCCATAATGTAGGGGTGCTGGCATTCGAAAAAGAGTTGTCTACTTCTAATAAAGAATTAcccctaagggcttccctggtggcgcagcggttgagagtccgcctgccgatgcaggggacacgggttcgtgccccggtctgggaagatcccacatgccgcggagcggctgggcccatgagccatggccgctgagcctgtgtgtccggagcctgtgctccgcaacgggagaggccacaatagtgagaggcccccgtaccgcaaaaaaaaaaaaaaaaaagaaagatttaccCCTAATAGCTCTTTGTAGGGAATAGGATGACAGAACTAGATAGAGCACTCTGCTTGAAGCCCTTATCTTATGTCCTATAAAGCTTTGCCCAACTCTGGTCTTGACTCTTGTCCCACGGGCTGTCCCTTGGAAAGCCCTATTACTGATATATTAGCTAACTTCctttaaaaagagaatgagaacTAAACGTCAAGATTTCAtcagaagttgattcagggaggCTCCCAACCCACAGCCTCACTCCAGTACCTGCAGGATGCTTGTTCAGAAGTCCTGCAAAGCACTTGGCAGCAGCAGTGGAGGAGAAGGGGCAGCTGTGGCAGCAGCTCAGCTCTAAAAGTTCCCGCATGAGTTGGTTCAGCTGAGGGATTTCCACCTATAGAAAACCTGGCCATGTCAGGGACCCAGAAAACACTTGAACTCTAAGAGACACCCAGGAGAGAGTGGCGGCAGGGGCCAGGGTGGATGGGAAATAAATTCTCCAGTGGGAAAAGCAGAAAATCAGCTTAGCTTGTGACAGATTTCAGCCCAGAAGTCACCCAGGATCCACCTCCCCTGGTCAGGGTTAAACTAGGGTACTCCCCAAATGTTGTGGTCACTTACATTTCGAGGCAGGGAGCAGACAAAGGCCATAAGCAGTGCCACCAGCCGCCTCTGCCCTGAGGAGCCATCCTACAGAGGAAGAAGAGCCTTAACAAGCCTGTCCTGCTAgcaagaggcttgtctgccctGAGGATACCCATCCCAGGTTAGCCCTAAAAATCTGAAGGACAGAAGTCCTAAGATTCTCCCCAATCTGATCCATCAGACCCTTACCTGGAATGGTTGGAATCTGCCAGGGAAGCTGTTTTCAGGCAGGAAGGTGATGTTGCCATCCAAGAAGAGGGGCACAATGTGGGCGACACTCTGGGCAGCCAAGCTGGGGGGAGAGCACTAGGTGTCACCGAGGAGCCGGGCTCTACAGCAGCCCTGGGGTTCCTGGTAGTCACTGAGTCCGTGGGCCAGAGCATGATCATTCACACCTTCAACAAATACTAATTCAGCACATATTATATGCCAGGAACCATTCCTGTTCTAGGCCTTGGtgctacagcagtgaacaagacagatcaAATCCCTGTTCTCCTGGACCTTACGATCTAGTGAGAGAACTCAATGTGTATTTCAGAAGTGCTCCACAGGTGACTCTCATGCACATCTGCAGCTAAGAACCATTAGTCTCTGGCCCCCAGTCCATGATGCTAAAAGGCCCCTTCTTACTTTGCCAGCAAGActtaacaaaacaaaagctgCCTCCATGTTTCAATCTGGGTAAAAGGACAGCTCAAAAGGAAGTTATTTGCTGCTTCTTCCCAAGAATTCTGTCCTCCCTGGGATCAAGTCACATCCATGATTATACTCACTCAGGGCTCAAGTGGGTGGTGGCAGTGCCAATGACAGACACCATGGCGGCCAAGACCTCATCCTGCAACAGCACTTTCTTCAGAACTGAGTGCTCCTTCTCTGcaaaatcaaaacacacacaATCACAGGCCATGACTGTGGCTCAGACGATTAGGTCCTGTCATCATGACTCTGGGCCTTGACTCTAGTTACAAGAGGAGCAGTTTTTAAACTGTCCTCTAGTAGTGCTGTAGCCCTGAGAAGCAGCAAGGCACCAGAAGTAGGAGTGTGTAATGCAGGCCATAGGGAGCTCCCGAGAACTTTGTGCA is a window encoding:
- the MMS19 gene encoding MMS19 nucleotide excision repair protein homolog isoform X4, producing MKLVWPSAKLLQAAAGASARACDHITSNVLPLLLEQFHKHSQSNQRRTILEMILGFLKLQQKWSYEDKDERPLSDFKDQLCSLVFMALTDPSTQLQLVGIRTLTVLGAQPDLLSSGDLELAVGHLYRLSFLEEDSQSWVAALEASGTLATLYPVAFSSHLVPKLAGELCIEESDLARGDGPTKCSRHRRCLQALSAISTHASIVKETLPLLLQHLRQMNKGNTVAGTSEVIAVCQSLQQVAEKCQQDPESCWYFHQTAIPCLLALAVQASMPEEHSVLKKVLLQDEVLAAMVSVIGTATTHLSPDLAAQSVAHIVPLFLDGNITFLPENSFPGRFQPFQDGSSGQRRLVALLMAFVCSLPRNVEIPQLNQLMRELLELSCCHSCPFSSTAAAKCFAGLLNKHPAGQQLDEFLQLAVDKVEAGLSSGPYRSQAFTLLLWVTKALVLRYHPLSSCLTDRLMGLLSDPELGPAAADGFSLLMSDCTDVLTRAGHAEVRIMFRQRFFTDNVPALVRGFHAAPRDVKPNYLKGLSHVLNRLPKPVLLPELPTLLSLLLEALSCPDSVVQLSTLSCLQPLLLEAPQVMSLHVDTLVTKFLNLSSSPSMAVRIAALQCMHAVTHLPTPVLLPYKLQVIRALAKPLDDKKRLVRKEAVSARGEWFLLGSPGS